A single Metarhizium brunneum chromosome 5, complete sequence DNA region contains:
- the pbp gene encoding Penicillin-binding protein 4, producing MDLFRSPEFASRVEQLIKKHHTPGLAIAIVHNGQVASAAYGNASLDPPKPMTTDTLFDVASASKSLTAASVALIVDDDENHPEVKYDARMSDLLPDDFAMPSKEYDQVTLDDALGHRTGLSSNDYSYFGIDANQPDDACSVTRNIRNLLVAAPIRTKYIYCNAMYTAVTHLVEKKTGTPFADFLRQRFFEPLDMKSSFLQPKEAREKGFGDRLTPGHYWDKDKEQYLTFDYPDCPEGQGAGSVVTSVNDYIKYVQAMLNKDEPFTEDVYKGIMKPRTIVGLDLEKPYPYSSPRIYASGWHLHHYRGYNIVAHDGGIPGCSTTHMFMPELKFGCVVFGNAEGACTIFTALTHELIDDALKLPGDQRLDWEKVEMSMFHDDDDGAEDDEDEQDWQAFFPDIKECQSHEHPLEVYTGHYWHAGYRGINVQVRDGQLFVDANDRSFAFTLTFKHVCEQTKFVAYLCCPTEGLNDPIRAEFRFGDDGSVTHMGVQLDEDLDDLIWFEKTNRE from the exons ATGGATCTCTTCCGTTCTCCAGAGTTCGCCTCGCGCGTAGAGCAGCTCATCAAGAAGCATCACACCCCGGGGCTCGCCATCGCAATTGTGCACAATGGCCAGGTTGCGTCTGCAGCCTACGGAAATGCCTCGTTGGATCCGCCAAAGCCCATGACGACTGATACACTCTTCGATGTTGCGTCAGCCTCCAAGTCGTTAACAGCTGCCTCGGTGGCTTTGATtgtggacgatgatgaaaaCCATCCAGAGGTCAAGTACGATGCGCGCATGTCGGATCTCCTTCccgacgactttgccatGCCCAGCAAAGAGTACGATCAAGTGACTCTCGACGATGCGTTGGGGCACAGAACTGGACTTTCATC CAATGACTACTCGTATTTCGGCATCGACGCCAACCAACCCGATGACGCTTGTTCCGTAACGAGAAACATCCGCAACCTGCTCGTTGCAGCACCAATCCGTACAAAATATATCTACTGTAATGCCATGTATACCGCCGTCACCCATCTTGTGGAGAAAAAAACTGGAACACCATTCGCCGACTTCCTGCGCCAAAGGTTCTTCGAGCCTCTGGATATGAAGTCGTCCTTCCTTCAGCCTAAAGAAGCCCGTGAGAAGGGTTTTGGGGATAGACTAACCCCAGGGCATTACTGGGACAAAGACAAGGAACAATACCTGACGTTTGACTATCCAGACTGCCCAGAGGGCCAGGGCGCTGGTTCCGTCGTCACGAGCGTAAACGACTACATCAAGTATGTCCAAGCCATGTTAAATAAAGACGAGCCCTTCACGGAAGACGTCTACAAGGGTATCATGAAACCAAGGACAATAGTGGGCCTGGACTTGGAGAAACCCTATCCATATTCATCACCGAGAATCTATGCCTCAGGGTGGCATCTGCACCACTATCGAGGTTACAACATTGTCGCGCACGACGGGGGCATACCTGGTTGTAGCACCACACACATGTTTATGCCCGAGCTCAAATTTGGCTGTGTCGTGTTTGGAAACGCCGAAGGCGCCTGCACTATTTTCACGGCCCTAACGCACGAATTGATTGACGATGCGTTGAAGCTGCCCGGTGACCAGAGATTGGATTGGGAAAAGGTTGAAATGAGCATGtttcatgatgatgatgatggtgctgaagacgacgaggacgagcaaGATTGGCAGGCTTTCTTCcccgacatcaaggaatGCCAGTCGCATGAGCACCCTTTAGAAGTCTACACTGGCCACTACTGGCACGCGGGTTACCGCGGCATCAACGTACAAGTCCGGGATGGCCAGCTCTTTGTCGATGCCAATGACAGATCCTTTGCCTTCACACTGACTTTCAAACACGTATGTGAGCAGACAAAGTTTGTGGCTTACCTGTGCTGTCCGACCGAGGGTCTCAATGACCCCATTCGAGCTGAATTCCGGTTTGGTGATGACGGGTCCGTAACTCATATGGGCGTCCAGTTGGATGAGGACTTGGATGACTTGATTTGGTTTGAGAAGACAAACAGAGAATAG
- the LAC12_4 gene encoding Lactose permease: MADSEPHKPSSSNPPEGLMLRHVLPKLDKWWFQHGHLRSLNLLLLAGLLTQATTGYDGSMLNGLQALPSWADYFDKPTGIRLGAMVNGTVFGTLVAMFVSAWICDKLGRRWPIFGGSCTILVGTILQASSQNFVSFIASRWIIGLGLGVLQVCSTLFLSEVSHPAHRGKITAIYEPAWPLGALIAAWITFGSSKMHGNWAWRLPSLLQGVTSLIQACLVFFAPESPRWLISKGRHVEAFEMLTKYHGGGDRSSALVMLEIVEINVSLEADKANKAVSWLAFFSTSGNRRRFYIVATAGFCLQWAGNSIVSYFLPLVLTNSGVTDSYTQLVINACTQVWSFLWAVFFGLTIDRVGRRKLLLSSYIAMFLTYLVWTILAAIITRPYFENKYMGHGIIVLIFAFFCFYHMAAPVIPAYCVEILTFELRAKGMTIFQLGSTLASIFNGFTNPIALENLGWKYYVVFLCLLAFWTLVIWVGYPETKGLSLEEMTTIFDGEHSTLKNGVSASLESNGKSGVLFQMEHAEV; the protein is encoded by the coding sequence ATGGCAGACAGCGAACCGCACAAGCCAAGCTCCTCCAACCCACCCGAGGGTCTTATGCTTCGGCATGTTTTGCCAAAGCTCGACAAGTGGTGgtttcaacatggccatctgCGGAGCCTCAATCTGCTGCTCCTTGCTGGCCTCTTGACTCAAGCCACGACGGGCTATGATGGCTCCATGCTCAATGGCCTCCAGGCGCTGCCCTCATGGGCTGATTACTTTGACAAGCCTACTGGTATTCGCCTCGGTGCCATGGTCAATGGTACCGTCTTTGGCACCCTCGTTGCCATGTTTGTCTCTGCTTGGATTTGCGACAAACTGGGACGACGATGGCCAATCTTTGGTGGCTCCTGCACCATCCTCGTTGGGACTATTCTCCAGGCCTCGTCCCAGAACTTCGTCTCGTTTATTGCATCCCGCTGGATCATTGGTTTAGGCTTGGGTGTGCTGCAAGTTTGCTCAACACTTTTCTTGTCCGAGGTGTCTCATCCCGCTCATCGCGGCAAGATTACTGCCATTTATGAGCCCGCGTGGCCACTCGGAGCCTTGATCGCTGCATGGATCACCTTTGGTAGTTCCAAGATGCACGGGAACTGGGCGTGGCGACTTCCAAGTCTCCTGCAGGGCGTCACCTCCCTCATTCAGGCTTGCCTTGTTTTCTTCGCACCCGAATCCCCCAGATGGCTCATCAGCAAAGGCCGTCATGTCGAAGCCTTTGAGATGCTGACCAAGtaccacggcggcggcgaccgCAGTTCAGCCCTCGTCATGCTCGAGATTGTTGAGATCAATGTTAGCCTCGAAGCTGACAAGGCAAACAAGGCAGTTTCGTGGCTGGCATTCTTCAGCACGAGCGGGAACCGTCGCCGATTCTACATCGTGGCCACGGCAGGATTTTGCCTACAATGGGCCGGAAATAGCATAGTCTCATACTTCCTGCCGCTTGTCTTGACAAATTCTGGTGTTACGGACTCGTATACACAGCTTGTCATTAATGCCTGCACCCAGGTCTGGTCGTTCCTCTGGGCAGTCTTCTTCGGACTGACCATTGATCGCGTTGGCAGACGAaagcttcttctttcttcttatATTGCCATGTTCTTAACGTATCTAGTTTGGACAatccttgccgccatcatcactcGACCTTATTTTGAAAACAAATACATGGGTCATGGCATCATCGTTCTCATCTTTGCATTCTTTTGCTTTTACCATATGGCAGCACCCGTGATTCCTGCTTATTGCGTTGAAATTCTCACCTTTGAGCTTCGGGCAAAGGGAATGACCATATTCCAGCTCGGTAGCACCCTGGCGAGTATTTTTAACGGCTTCACGAATCCTATTGCATTAGAGAATCTTGGATGGAAATATTATGTTGTATTTCTCTGTCTTCTAGCGTTTTGGACTCTTGTTATTTGGGTTGGGTACCCTGAAACAAAGGGTCTGTCATTGGAAGAAATGACTACCATCTTTGATGGTGAGCACTCAACACTGAAGAATGGCGTTTCTGCCAGCCTCGAAAGCAATGGTAAGTCGGGAGTTTTATTTCAGATGGAGCATGCCGAGGTGTAG